The DNA sequence TCGGCTAGAGAATAGCGGTCCTCGCCGTACCAGAGATAAACGGAGGGGATATCGCGGTTCTTTATATCCAGTTTGATGATATCTAATGTCATATCCTATTTTCTCCTTGAAGTTAAGAAGAAACTCTCTTACTTGCCATCCAATGTGATTTTTGATAATTCAACCAGATCTTGTGAATTTTCACTTACTTCCTCAATTGCAGCGGTGATTTCCTGAGTCGCTGCGGCCTGATTTTCAGCAATACCGCCAATTTGGTTGATTTCCATAATAATGCCTTCAATAGATTCTCTCATCTGGGTAAGTATTTCGGTAACCATTTTAGCTGAGTCGTTACTTTGGGCAGCAAGTTTGCGCATTTCTTCCGCAACCACTGCAAAGCCGCGACCTTGTTCACCGGCGCGGGCCGCTTCAATTGCGGCATTCAAACCCAGCAGGTTGGAATGTGAGGATATATCAGAAATAGCGCTAATGACCTTATTAATTTCTTTAATTTTCACGGCGGATTCATTTGCGGATTTTACCACATTGCTGATTTTGAAAGAAAGCCCTTGTGATCCTGAGGCAACTTCCTGCAATCCGGCGTTTGCTTGCTGAAGCGTTGCTGCTAAACCTTGAGAAATTTCTTCAACTCTACCCTCTTTTTCTAGGCTTCTACCGATTCCGACACAACCAATGATTTCTCCATCGGGTGCTTTAATTGGGTATGTGGATGACGCAAACGGGATACCGTATCTCTCTTTGGACATAATATCCGATCTGATTTTACCTGTTCTCATCGCTTCAACAAGGTGAGGGTGATCACTAACCTTAAAACTTGAATCCACCTTCGCATTAAGTTTATAGCCGGAGTAGTGACAGAGCGCGTCCGTCCTATTCGTGATCAGCACCATAATGTCTTCCTGCATTATTTCTTTTAAATCGGCTAATACCATCACGTAGGCTTCCAAGATTTCTTCATGGCTTTTTACATGATTTTCTGCGAAATCCATTGAAATATCTTCCTCTCTTTTTACAAAATGACCAATTTAGTAATTATTTTGAATTATCTCTACTATAACGCAGAACAAATAACTTTTCAACCAAAGATCATTGGGATCTTACAACAAAAAAAGTCCCCCTCAACGGATGAAGGGGAAAGAAAGAGGAGGAGAAAAGAGATGTTCATTTGGTATTATTTCCATGCACTTCCTCTTTTTATTCATGTTCTTTGATATTTTTTGTATTTCCGTATAAAATTAGTCTTTGCTGGACTAATTTGATGTTTCAGACCAAAATATTTAGACGGTTTCCGGTTCAGCGTAATCTACACCTTTGGTGTCGACGGTTACGCTTTTCATTACCTGTTCTTGATTGGGCCTGTCCTGATAGTTACTTTCGACAGATACAATATGATCGACAGATTCCATGCCTTCGATCACCTTGCCAAAGGCTGCATATTGGTCGTCAAGATGAGGTGCATCATTAACCATGACAAAGAACTGAGAACCGGCTGAATCTTCCATTCTGGAGCGGGCCATAGACAGGACTCCACGGCTATGTTTCAGATCATTCTTGAAGCCGTTACCGGAAAATTCCCCTTTAATACTGTAGCCTGG is a window from the Dehalobacter sp. DCA genome containing:
- a CDS encoding methyl-accepting chemotaxis protein, with product MDFAENHVKSHEEILEAYVMVLADLKEIMQEDIMVLITNRTDALCHYSGYKLNAKVDSSFKVSDHPHLVEAMRTGKIRSDIMSKERYGIPFASSTYPIKAPDGEIIGCVGIGRSLEKEGRVEEISQGLAATLQQANAGLQEVASGSQGLSFKISNVVKSANESAVKIKEINKVISAISDISSHSNLLGLNAAIEAARAGEQGRGFAVVAEEMRKLAAQSNDSAKMVTEILTQMRESIEGIIMEINQIGGIAENQAAATQEITAAIEEVSENSQDLVELSKITLDGK
- a CDS encoding peptidylprolyl isomerase is translated as MEKPIVTIEMANGDVIKAELYPEIAPNTVNNFISLIKKGFYNGLIFHRVIPGFMIQGGCPQGSGMGNPGYSIKGEFSGNGFKNDLKHSRGVLSMARSRMEDSAGSQFFVMVNDAPHLDDQYAAFGKVIEGMESVDHIVSVESNYQDRPNQEQVMKSVTVDTKGVDYAEPETV